One Picosynechococcus sp. PCC 7003 DNA segment encodes these proteins:
- a CDS encoding PIN domain-containing protein, translating into MRNILFDSDVIIDVLTKREPFFIESARALDFAAHDPGINLYIAAHAVTNIFYIVRRSLGVTETRQSIKHLLQKIEVAGVNDAIIRDALATNLKDFEDAVNIKTAEAINAELIITRNLPDYEGADVPAISPTTFLGMSTKS; encoded by the coding sequence TTGAGAAATATCCTTTTTGATAGTGATGTCATCATCGATGTCCTAACCAAACGGGAACCTTTCTTCATAGAGTCTGCCAGAGCCCTAGACTTTGCCGCCCACGACCCAGGGATAAACTTATATATTGCTGCCCATGCCGTCACCAATATTTTCTACATTGTTCGTCGTTCCCTGGGGGTAACTGAAACCCGTCAGAGTATCAAACACCTACTACAGAAAATAGAAGTCGCTGGGGTTAACGATGCCATTATTCGCGATGCTCTAGCTACTAACCTCAAGGACTTTGAAGATGCTGTTAACATTAAAACTGCTGAGGCAATCAACGCAGAACTGATCATCACTAGAAATCTCCCAGATTATGAGGGTGCTGATGTACCAGCTATTTCCCCAACTACCTTTCTAGGAATGAGTACAAAATCTTGA
- a CDS encoding M23 family metallopeptidase: MKLPFFWILLVLILLLSFGWGTRSAATSAPTVNLETLRWADLPPIQTSAVYQVDTGLSAQVGYSLDKQIQAGDRLTDIFTLGDMANTGIADLSPLQIASLAQLDLQDIALSTFSHFTQQSLGSLVEALPTIKNLPLANVPPLADLVTSQVSGGLQDLLSDNLGTLLNNPAIAQLPLSQIPNLSALSVTDIPGLAETALKEFTNWQGISLKDIPGLDLIPLADLGILSPSAIATLDIVWGAGEANATFQPISGSTKVGFRYPCQQENCAYIELSGQGRQGDRWIKGGDSETGGQMVPGGSGLLGQAFGSLEPTGRMLGSEFKLILMDTDETAGTAEFGLSTRFCQKGLLDLGCTPFIFGPWSLFHAREKDGIFLGFDNQQALPNPQVSVPDSVQAQLQAAQAQYGDSVSSDDGDDDCLQKILQTVPPAQRSGVASRLPSLLEQAETLNLTESQTAYAIAYLLPRNNPSMEAMIPKLKQFITTTKVDFFGMGAALNLPSDQTTTLAYKASDYQAVLKDCFFGGSCGGGKMQRPSKGVVTSEMGNRLHPIYGTWRLHAGIDVSAGMGAPILAADCGMATYVGWESGYGNVVILKHQNNLFTRYAHMSTQKVDQNQTVKKGQLIGLEGSTGGSTGAHLHFEVRDGDRFGTPLNPRNYVNF, encoded by the coding sequence ATGAAATTGCCGTTTTTTTGGATCTTGCTGGTCTTAATATTGCTGCTGAGTTTTGGCTGGGGCACCCGCAGCGCCGCGACTTCTGCGCCGACAGTCAATCTGGAAACGTTACGTTGGGCTGATTTACCGCCGATTCAAACCAGTGCTGTCTATCAAGTTGATACGGGTTTATCGGCGCAGGTTGGGTATTCCCTCGATAAACAAATTCAAGCGGGCGATCGCCTGACAGATATTTTTACCCTGGGGGATATGGCGAATACGGGAATTGCGGATTTATCGCCGCTGCAAATCGCATCCTTGGCACAGCTTGATTTACAAGATATTGCCCTGTCAACTTTTTCCCATTTCACCCAGCAATCTTTAGGTTCTCTGGTTGAGGCATTACCGACGATCAAAAATCTACCTCTAGCCAATGTTCCGCCACTAGCGGATTTGGTGACAAGTCAGGTAAGTGGGGGATTACAAGATTTACTGTCTGACAATCTTGGGACATTGCTGAACAATCCGGCGATCGCCCAACTACCTCTTTCCCAAATTCCGAATTTATCTGCTTTGTCAGTGACAGATATTCCAGGTTTGGCAGAGACAGCCCTCAAAGAATTTACAAATTGGCAGGGGATTTCTCTTAAGGATATTCCTGGTTTGGATCTAATTCCCCTGGCTGATTTGGGCATTCTATCTCCTTCGGCGATCGCCACATTGGATATTGTTTGGGGAGCGGGTGAGGCAAATGCGACCTTTCAACCCATTTCTGGCAGTACCAAAGTTGGGTTTCGTTATCCTTGCCAACAGGAAAACTGCGCCTACATCGAACTTTCGGGGCAGGGACGCCAGGGCGATCGCTGGATCAAAGGCGGCGATTCAGAGACAGGTGGGCAAATGGTGCCAGGCGGTTCTGGCTTACTGGGTCAAGCGTTCGGCAGCTTGGAACCCACAGGACGGATGCTCGGCTCAGAATTTAAGCTGATTTTGATGGATACCGATGAAACTGCGGGAACAGCGGAGTTTGGTTTGTCCACAAGGTTTTGTCAAAAAGGATTGCTTGATCTCGGTTGTACGCCCTTTATTTTTGGCCCATGGTCATTGTTTCACGCCAGGGAAAAAGATGGCATTTTTCTGGGTTTTGATAATCAACAAGCTCTTCCTAATCCCCAGGTGAGCGTCCCAGACTCGGTTCAGGCACAACTGCAAGCGGCCCAGGCCCAATACGGTGATTCGGTGTCTTCTGATGACGGTGACGATGACTGTTTGCAAAAAATACTCCAAACAGTTCCTCCTGCCCAACGCTCTGGGGTCGCCTCTCGATTGCCCTCCCTACTGGAACAGGCAGAAACCCTCAATCTTACTGAATCTCAAACGGCCTATGCGATCGCCTATCTCCTGCCCCGTAACAATCCATCTATGGAGGCGATGATCCCCAAATTAAAACAATTCATCACAACCACCAAAGTTGATTTCTTTGGAATGGGGGCAGCCTTAAATTTACCCTCAGATCAGACGACAACCCTTGCCTATAAAGCCTCTGATTACCAGGCAGTGCTCAAAGATTGCTTTTTCGGCGGTTCCTGCGGGGGCGGTAAGATGCAGCGTCCTTCGAAAGGCGTGGTCACTAGCGAGATGGGTAATCGTCTCCACCCGATTTATGGCACGTGGCGACTCCATGCGGGCATTGATGTCAGTGCAGGGATGGGAGCGCCGATCTTAGCAGCGGACTGTGGCATGGCCACCTATGTGGGCTGGGAATCAGGCTACGGCAATGTGGTTATCCTCAAGCATCAAAACAATCTCTTTACCCGCTATGCCCACATGAGTACCCAAAAAGTAGACCAGAATCAGACGGTCAAAAAAGGTCAATTGATCGGCTTGGAGGGCTCCACGGGCGGCAGCACAGGCGCACACCTCCATTTTGAAGTCCGTGACGGCGATCGCTTTGGCACTCCTCTCAATCCTCGTAATTATGTCAATTTCTAA
- a CDS encoding type IV secretory system conjugative DNA transfer family protein has product MSNPQTNRPPSPTPQPDLNAYVSELIFSPLGLLLLGCGVLLAFMTFKGDRRKSASLGKGKLATPQQVKNGALRTLKQVQAAKRADVGLWVGTPQESVFHCHKGKWHIDLCYDLRTLYLSDCTSGISVLGGAGSGKSFSALNPLFLSGLAQGIPGLYFDIKYSTHSPEDPSPTALIAGYAKRLNYEVGLFAPGKPESLCCNVLDFIRHPEDAAMARQIAKVLYLNLNPQALKGGSNPFFTEATTSFLAGVMLLAKQTDCPDLVMCRALTRLPSPQLQAIVDSQPEAIRMVFDAVVDVFGVEETYGSIKATFANLLSGLLMPDLLPAICGKTTIPLDLDERKILICGSDAERGEIVNPILATVIHLLTNRNLLKPRQRPFLLWLDEISQIYLPSAEDWPNIHRSAGLVMAIGVQFPEVLEKRYGKDGASRLLKACATQLVFQANDIADAEKYSKSVGNRDVEYDTKGRSRQKSGSSTSDTEHKQSVAIIDPSEILQLSQGKAIIWNRGIGDRHGSRIPLIQTIRIPEHDLKAFKASTADWEILKQQFLKTALPHFTQRDFQRRDLALVSAYQGICPELETAISPINQEVDLDQLRQDAHAFRAIDAPETADLIAAVF; this is encoded by the coding sequence ATGTCCAACCCGCAGACGAACCGCCCGCCTTCTCCGACTCCCCAACCCGACCTTAACGCCTATGTCAGCGAATTGATTTTTTCGCCGCTTGGTTTACTGTTACTGGGTTGTGGGGTTTTATTGGCGTTCATGACTTTTAAGGGCGATCGCCGCAAATCAGCCAGTCTCGGCAAAGGCAAACTCGCTACACCGCAGCAGGTCAAAAATGGCGCATTGCGCACCCTCAAACAGGTTCAAGCAGCAAAACGAGCGGATGTTGGGCTTTGGGTAGGTACACCGCAAGAGTCGGTTTTTCATTGCCACAAAGGAAAATGGCACATCGATCTTTGCTATGACTTGCGCACGCTCTATCTCAGCGACTGTACTTCTGGGATTTCTGTCCTCGGTGGTGCGGGTTCGGGGAAAAGTTTTTCGGCATTGAATCCGCTCTTTTTATCGGGGTTAGCCCAGGGCATTCCGGGGCTTTATTTCGATATCAAATATTCCACCCACTCGCCGGAAGACCCATCCCCCACGGCTTTGATTGCGGGTTATGCCAAGCGGTTGAATTACGAAGTCGGCTTATTTGCACCGGGTAAACCGGAATCTCTTTGCTGCAATGTTCTTGATTTTATTCGTCACCCAGAAGATGCGGCAATGGCACGACAAATCGCGAAAGTCCTCTATCTAAACCTAAATCCTCAAGCTCTGAAGGGCGGTTCGAATCCCTTTTTCACAGAGGCAACGACCTCATTTTTAGCGGGGGTGATGCTGCTGGCAAAACAAACGGACTGCCCAGATCTGGTGATGTGCCGCGCCTTAACCCGCCTGCCCAGCCCCCAACTTCAAGCCATTGTCGATTCCCAACCGGAGGCGATTCGCATGGTGTTTGATGCGGTGGTGGATGTGTTTGGCGTTGAGGAAACCTATGGCAGTATCAAGGCGACATTTGCCAATCTCTTGAGCGGCTTATTGATGCCTGATTTGCTGCCGGCGATCTGCGGTAAAACAACGATTCCCTTGGATTTGGATGAACGCAAAATCCTCATCTGTGGCAGTGATGCGGAACGGGGCGAGATTGTGAACCCGATTTTGGCGACGGTGATCCACCTTCTCACAAACCGTAATTTGCTCAAACCCCGTCAACGCCCTTTTTTACTCTGGCTGGATGAAATTTCCCAGATTTATCTTCCCTCGGCGGAAGATTGGCCGAATATTCACCGCTCGGCGGGTTTGGTGATGGCAATCGGGGTGCAATTTCCTGAAGTCCTTGAAAAACGGTATGGCAAGGATGGGGCGAGTCGTCTATTAAAAGCCTGTGCGACGCAATTGGTGTTTCAGGCGAATGATATTGCGGATGCGGAAAAGTACTCGAAGTCGGTCGGTAATCGGGATGTGGAGTACGACACCAAAGGGCGATCTCGGCAAAAGAGCGGCAGTTCCACCAGTGATACGGAGCATAAACAATCTGTTGCCATCATTGACCCTAGTGAAATTCTGCAACTCTCCCAGGGTAAAGCCATCATCTGGAATCGCGGGATCGGCGATCGCCACGGTTCCCGCATCCCCTTAATTCAGACCATTCGCATTCCAGAACATGATCTCAAAGCCTTCAAGGCATCCACTGCCGACTGGGAAATCCTCAAACAGCAGTTTTTAAAGACGGCATTGCCCCATTTCACGCAGCGAGATTTTCAACGACGGGACTTGGCTCTAGTTTCTGCCTATCAAGGGATTTGTCCTGAACTAGAAACAGCCATAAGCCCGATAAATCAAGAAGTTGACCTCGACCAACTCCGCCAAGATGCCCATGCTTTTCGGGCGATCGATGCCCCAGAAACTGCCGACTTAATTGCTGCTGTTTTTTAA
- a CDS encoding toxin-antitoxin system HicB family antitoxin — translation MATLTIRLPDDKHSRLKELAKARGISLNKLMEEFSNIALAEFDAHTRFKVLAAMGNQAQGLALLDKLDLHFSQS, via the coding sequence ATGGCAACATTAACAATTCGTCTTCCTGATGATAAACACTCTCGTCTCAAGGAATTAGCGAAGGCAAGGGGGATTAGCCTAAATAAATTGATGGAAGAATTTTCTAATATTGCTCTCGCTGAGTTTGATGCCCACACTCGCTTTAAGGTACTAGCTGCAATGGGTAATCAGGCTCAGGGTTTAGCCCTGTTAGATAAGCTTGATCTGCATTTTTCGCAATCTTAA
- a CDS encoding strawberry notch-like NTP hydrolase domain-containing protein, translated as MAWQEIFVRVWRQVYGQDVTKTDLERMQLKSYLTNWWRQGGKFYSITAARKAIQAELGITIKPGTQSAKVIDELVELSLVEVAREIVQAKEPLTAFDLLVDLYDRQPRLGVRSSTSVRQQAYSTALPIAYLTSILAEIKLTSTIYEPTAGNGVLLLGSAPEKCTVNELNPARAEQLRTQGFTVTEQDATVYLPEKLHDVVIMNPPFGRVKGKRFRLAGATGTTSQIDQAIALHSLQAMKDDGRAVLILGGKPEITPAERAEAYNSLETRRFFYILQQQYKVTDHFTISGDLYRKQGAGWAIDIIQIAGRGQSERPLPAVEPPRIYTSFNQLRGFLDDYLQHHPIAELQRVPNSRPSVDSFSGGGSGAVYGADSSQPNNPRLANVSRIDEGAGGMDVPPMVGKIQGSEELAAGSGANITATQSVFNGSFALSERGHRRNQQLGDELGSESAGIRFNMAGLVADDQLNGGISRESSRFRSESRSDGTARRSDNLPISVGTQDTYAIDAVQIMSEEFNIPYQPRSQGRSPQTLIPTNMAVAAQKALDQLETEYGNLDEFVQTRLGYESKAAMFGVLYAEQIDALALAFAQKDKGKIFLNGDQTGNGKGRFGAANIIDAKRQGYIPVFVTQKPNLYAAMLEDLADIGHGGLTPFITNNGERLALKNGAVLTTGDKASQEAEMFQLAKRMDLGSYDAVFTTYNQLQTVSNQEPYRREFLRAIAHRSVFIFDEAHEAGGSQAETWNAGQAPNRAEFVRELVDLSAGAVFMSATATKNPAVMDLYARGTDAIHAVDSMYRLENTLKAGGIPLQQMMATQFVSAGNMLRRERSFDNISFDAKTVPVDQEVADNISAVMRAIDRFDITKAQAMKELRKEVRAEAKSLSEDNSIGQASVQSVNFTSLMHNAIEQGLLSQKAEATVQEAIAALERGEKPLIALSNTMDSFIGSYAKDQGIEAGEAIEITFGDVLNRYLERSRDVIITDYLGKRTRMPMTADQLGEEAIAAFEEAKEILANADFSKIPLSSIDYMKYRLAQAGYRVDEITGRSSILQYNDEGMTYALRSAKDTSPQAKLDIVNRFNSGQLDVVILNRSGATGISLHASEKFTDQRPRHMIVAESD; from the coding sequence GTGGCATGGCAAGAAATATTCGTTAGGGTATGGCGGCAAGTCTACGGTCAAGATGTGACAAAAACAGATCTAGAACGGATGCAACTGAAAAGCTATTTAACAAATTGGTGGCGACAAGGAGGCAAATTTTATTCAATCACAGCAGCAAGAAAAGCGATTCAAGCGGAATTAGGCATCACTATAAAGCCAGGCACCCAGAGCGCAAAAGTCATTGACGAACTTGTGGAACTGTCATTGGTGGAAGTCGCAAGGGAAATCGTTCAAGCAAAAGAACCACTCACAGCATTTGATTTACTAGTAGATTTATATGATCGCCAACCACGTTTGGGCGTGCGTTCATCAACAAGTGTCAGACAGCAAGCTTATAGTACAGCTTTACCGATTGCATACTTGACCTCAATCTTAGCAGAGATAAAACTGACTTCAACAATTTATGAACCAACGGCGGGAAATGGGGTGTTATTGCTGGGGTCAGCACCGGAAAAGTGCACAGTCAATGAACTGAATCCAGCACGAGCAGAGCAATTGAGAACCCAAGGGTTTACCGTGACAGAGCAGGATGCAACAGTATATCTGCCGGAAAAATTGCATGATGTGGTGATCATGAATCCGCCGTTTGGTCGGGTGAAGGGCAAACGATTTCGCCTCGCCGGTGCTACAGGGACAACGAGCCAAATTGATCAGGCGATCGCCCTCCATTCGTTGCAGGCGATGAAAGACGATGGTAGAGCAGTTTTGATTTTGGGAGGCAAACCAGAAATTACCCCAGCGGAACGGGCAGAAGCCTATAACAGTCTGGAAACAAGAAGATTTTTCTACATCTTGCAGCAGCAGTATAAAGTTACTGATCATTTCACCATCAGCGGTGATTTGTATCGAAAACAGGGGGCAGGTTGGGCGATTGACATCATTCAGATCGCTGGAAGAGGGCAATCAGAACGACCCTTACCCGCCGTGGAACCGCCCAGAATTTACACCAGTTTTAACCAATTACGAGGATTTCTCGATGACTATCTCCAGCACCATCCAATTGCCGAGTTACAGCGAGTACCAAACAGCCGACCGAGTGTGGATTCCTTCAGTGGAGGGGGATCAGGCGCTGTTTATGGTGCGGATTCCAGCCAACCTAACAACCCTCGACTGGCAAATGTATCTCGAATTGATGAAGGTGCGGGTGGAATGGATGTGCCACCAATGGTTGGAAAAATACAAGGAAGTGAAGAGCTTGCAGCAGGATCTGGAGCAAACATTACAGCAACTCAATCCGTTTTTAATGGCTCCTTTGCTCTATCAGAAAGAGGACACCGACGAAATCAGCAACTGGGTGATGAACTGGGCAGTGAATCTGCTGGAATTCGATTCAACATGGCTGGACTGGTGGCAGACGACCAACTCAATGGTGGAATTTCCCGTGAATCTAGCCGGTTTAGAAGCGAATCCCGAAGCGATGGCACAGCACGACGCAGTGACAATCTCCCAATTTCTGTCGGAACTCAGGACACCTATGCAATAGATGCAGTTCAGATTATGAGTGAAGAATTTAATATCCCCTACCAACCCCGTAGCCAAGGGCGATCGCCGCAAACCTTGATTCCCACCAATATGGCGGTAGCAGCCCAGAAAGCCCTGGATCAGTTGGAAACGGAATATGGCAATCTCGACGAGTTTGTGCAGACGAGGTTGGGGTATGAATCCAAAGCAGCGATGTTTGGGGTGTTGTATGCCGAGCAGATCGATGCCCTAGCTCTAGCCTTTGCCCAGAAGGATAAAGGCAAAATTTTCCTCAATGGCGACCAGACCGGCAACGGCAAAGGACGCTTTGGTGCTGCCAATATCATTGATGCGAAACGGCAGGGTTATATTCCCGTGTTTGTAACCCAGAAACCCAATCTCTATGCGGCGATGCTAGAAGATTTGGCGGATATCGGTCATGGTGGACTCACGCCATTTATCACTAATAACGGTGAAAGACTTGCCTTGAAAAATGGAGCCGTGCTAACCACAGGCGACAAGGCGAGTCAGGAAGCGGAAATGTTCCAACTCGCCAAACGCATGGATCTAGGGAGTTATGATGCAGTCTTCACCACCTATAACCAGCTACAAACGGTGAGTAATCAAGAGCCTTATCGTCGAGAATTTTTGAGGGCGATCGCCCACCGTTCGGTTTTTATTTTCGATGAAGCCCACGAAGCTGGTGGTAGTCAAGCTGAAACCTGGAATGCCGGACAGGCTCCCAACCGCGCCGAATTTGTGCGGGAATTAGTAGATCTCAGTGCTGGTGCAGTGTTTATGTCCGCCACTGCCACTAAAAATCCCGCCGTGATGGATTTGTACGCTAGGGGAACCGATGCAATCCATGCGGTAGACAGCATGTATCGCTTGGAAAATACCCTAAAAGCAGGGGGAATTCCGCTCCAACAGATGATGGCAACCCAGTTTGTCAGTGCGGGCAATATGCTGCGGCGGGAACGGAGCTTCGACAATATCAGTTTCGATGCCAAGACTGTTCCCGTGGATCAGGAAGTAGCAGACAATATTTCCGCTGTAATGCGGGCTATTGATCGCTTTGATATTACCAAAGCCCAGGCAATGAAAGAATTGCGCAAAGAGGTGAGGGCAGAAGCGAAGAGTCTTAGCGAGGATAATTCCATTGGGCAGGCTAGTGTGCAGTCGGTAAATTTTACTTCTCTCATGCACAATGCCATTGAACAGGGATTACTTTCCCAAAAAGCGGAAGCGACTGTCCAAGAGGCGATCGCCGCCCTAGAGCGAGGCGAAAAACCCTTAATTGCCCTGTCTAATACCATGGATAGCTTTATCGGCAGTTATGCCAAAGACCAGGGGATCGAGGCAGGGGAAGCCATTGAGATTACCTTTGGCGATGTGCTGAACCGTTATCTTGAACGTTCCCGCGATGTCATTATTACCGACTACCTCGGCAAACGAACCCGAATGCCGATGACCGCTGACCAGTTGGGAGAAGAGGCGATCGCCGCCTTTGAAGAAGCCAAGGAAATCCTTGCTAACGCTGATTTTTCCAAAATTCCCCTCAGCTCCATCGATTACATGAAGTACCGCTTGGCACAGGCGGGCTATCGCGTCGATGAAATTACGGGACGCAGCAGTATTCTCCAGTACAACGATGAAGGAATGACCTATGCCCTCCGTTCTGCTAAAGACACCAGTCCCCAAGCCAAACTGGATATCGTCAATCGCTTTAACAGTGGACAGCTCGATGTCGTCATTTTGAATCGCAGTGGCGCAACCGGAATCAGTCTCCATGCCTCCGAAAAATTTACCGACCAGCGCCCCCGGCACATGATTGTTGCCGAGAGTGATTAA
- a CDS encoding Fic family protein, which translates to MAIANRAGQYVQQVEGYRAFIPKPLPPSPEIEMDQEMWNLLSLADRALGRLDGSTDALPNPDLFVFMYVRKEAVLSSQIEGTQASLIDVLEFESQTLDPDNPQDVEEVVNYIAAVNYGLERLQSLPVSLRLIREIHKKLMQGVRGAERSPGEFRRTQNWIGAGGCTLQDASYVPPPPHEMKLCLDNLEKFLHDPRPMPPLLKIGLAHAQFETIHPFLDGNGRAGRLLITFLLCEQQILQRPLLYISYYFKKYRTRYYDLLQGVRDAGDWESWLKFFLRGIAETANEAARTARQIVQLKEEHRILLLERMGRKSGNAIALLETLYFKPIFTVEHAMEVTRLSYPNANRLVKDLCNIGLLEEITGQKRNRAFCYAPYLAVFKDG; encoded by the coding sequence ATGGCGATCGCCAACCGAGCGGGTCAGTATGTGCAACAAGTAGAGGGCTATCGGGCGTTTATTCCGAAGCCATTGCCACCAAGTCCTGAGATTGAGATGGATCAGGAAATGTGGAATTTACTTTCTTTGGCAGATCGGGCATTGGGTCGTCTGGATGGTTCGACGGATGCATTACCGAATCCTGATCTATTTGTTTTTATGTATGTTCGTAAAGAGGCAGTATTATCGAGTCAGATTGAAGGGACTCAGGCTTCTCTGATTGATGTACTGGAGTTTGAATCTCAGACTTTGGATCCGGATAATCCACAGGATGTGGAGGAAGTCGTTAACTATATTGCGGCGGTGAATTACGGTTTGGAGCGTTTACAGTCGTTACCTGTCTCCTTGCGCTTAATTCGAGAAATCCATAAAAAATTGATGCAGGGAGTTCGAGGTGCTGAACGGAGTCCGGGGGAGTTTCGCCGTACTCAGAATTGGATTGGGGCGGGTGGTTGTACGCTTCAAGATGCGAGTTATGTACCGCCGCCACCCCATGAGATGAAGCTGTGTTTGGATAATTTAGAAAAGTTTTTACATGATCCGCGACCTATGCCGCCGTTGCTCAAGATTGGTTTAGCCCATGCGCAGTTCGAGACGATTCACCCGTTTTTGGATGGGAATGGTCGGGCGGGTCGTTTATTGATTACTTTTTTGCTCTGTGAGCAGCAAATCCTCCAGCGACCTTTACTTTATATTTCCTACTATTTTAAGAAGTATCGAACTCGTTATTACGACCTGTTGCAGGGGGTTCGAGATGCAGGGGATTGGGAGAGTTGGTTAAAGTTTTTCCTGCGGGGGATTGCAGAAACGGCAAATGAGGCGGCAAGGACAGCACGGCAGATTGTCCAACTAAAGGAGGAGCACCGTATTTTACTGTTGGAGCGGATGGGGCGAAAGTCGGGGAATGCCATCGCTTTATTAGAAACGCTTTATTTTAAGCCGATCTTCACGGTGGAACATGCCATGGAGGTGACGAGGTTATCCTATCCCAATGCGAATAGATTGGTGAAAGACCTTTGTAATATTGGTTTACTGGAGGAAATCACAGGACAGAAACGGAATAGAGCTTTTTGCTATGCTCCATATCTGGCGGTGTTTAAAGATGGGTAA
- a CDS encoding putative toxin-antitoxin system toxin component, PIN family encodes MVPRIVLNTNVFVSALISASGLSRELLRRCLQGQCLPLMGNALFTEYESVIHRKDVLTRCPLSPDEIQTLLAALMGVCQWVSIYYLWRPNLQDEGDNHLLELAIAGNARAIITGNTKDFQRAELLFPDLLILTPEMFIRRLQDGNINNSSS; translated from the coding sequence ATGGTTCCCCGCATTGTCTTAAATACCAATGTTTTTGTGAGTGCTTTAATTAGTGCTTCTGGCTTGAGTCGAGAGCTGCTTCGTCGCTGCCTTCAGGGTCAATGCTTACCACTCATGGGCAATGCTTTGTTTACTGAGTACGAATCAGTGATTCACCGCAAAGATGTTCTCACTCGATGCCCTCTCTCTCCTGATGAAATTCAGACGTTATTGGCGGCACTTATGGGGGTTTGTCAGTGGGTTTCTATTTACTATCTCTGGCGACCTAATCTACAGGATGAAGGCGATAATCATTTGCTGGAATTGGCGATCGCCGGCAATGCGCGAGCCATTATTACGGGGAATACCAAAGATTTCCAAAGGGCTGAACTACTCTTTCCTGATTTATTAATTCTTACACCAGAAATGTTTATACGGAGGTTACAAGATGGCAACATTAACAATTCGTCTTCCTGA